From one Mycobacterium colombiense CECT 3035 genomic stretch:
- the mltG gene encoding endolytic transglycosylase MltG, with the protein MVDSARRERAEPEAVGAPSRRRSSRVSRKRAERGRRRRFAGKIALAVLVVVVVAGVFLGGRLWHTLFGPGDDYSGGGKRDLVIQVQAGDSTTNIGETLQKEQVIKTVRAFVNAAHGNSAINSIQPGFYRMRTEIPAANAVARLTDPKSRVGRLVIPEGRQLDDTTDMKTNVVTPGILTLISRATCVDLDGDTHCVRAEDLRAAATNSSPLALAVPPWATEPVGELGKDHRRIEGLIAPGTFNIDPSASPESILATLIGAGGEEYVKSGLVDTAQAMGLSPYDILVVASLVQQESNSQDFAKVAQVIYNRLHAHHTLEFDSTVNYPLDRREVATSDADRAQKTPWNTYVSQGLPATAICSPGTDALNAAEHPQPGDWLYFVTIDAQGTTLFTRDYQQHLANIELAKRNGVLDSTPR; encoded by the coding sequence GCGCAGGTCGAGCCGCGTCTCCCGGAAACGGGCCGAGCGGGGCCGTCGGCGGCGGTTCGCCGGCAAGATCGCGCTCGCGGTGCTCGTCGTGGTGGTGGTCGCCGGTGTCTTCCTCGGCGGCAGGCTGTGGCACACGCTGTTCGGGCCCGGCGACGACTACAGCGGTGGCGGCAAGCGGGACTTGGTGATCCAGGTGCAGGCCGGCGACTCGACCACCAACATCGGCGAGACGCTGCAAAAAGAGCAGGTCATCAAGACGGTGCGGGCGTTCGTCAACGCCGCGCACGGCAACAGCGCCATCAACTCGATCCAGCCCGGCTTCTACCGGATGCGCACCGAGATCCCGGCGGCCAACGCCGTCGCGCGGCTGACCGACCCGAAGAGCCGGGTGGGCCGGCTGGTCATCCCGGAGGGCCGCCAGCTCGACGACACCACCGACATGAAGACCAACGTGGTGACGCCGGGGATCCTGACCCTGATCTCGCGCGCCACCTGCGTGGATCTCGACGGTGACACGCACTGCGTCCGGGCGGAGGATCTGCGCGCGGCGGCGACCAACAGCTCTCCGCTGGCGCTGGCGGTGCCGCCATGGGCCACCGAACCCGTCGGTGAGCTCGGCAAGGACCACCGCCGGATCGAGGGCCTGATCGCGCCCGGCACCTTCAACATCGATCCGTCCGCGTCGCCGGAGAGCATCCTGGCCACCCTGATCGGCGCCGGCGGTGAGGAGTACGTGAAGTCCGGGCTGGTGGACACCGCACAGGCCATGGGCCTGTCGCCCTACGACATCCTGGTGGTGGCGTCGCTGGTGCAGCAGGAATCCAACTCCCAGGACTTCGCCAAGGTCGCGCAGGTCATCTACAACCGCCTGCACGCCCACCACACGCTCGAGTTCGACTCGACGGTCAACTACCCGCTGGACCGCCGCGAGGTGGCCACCAGCGACGCCGACCGGGCCCAGAAGACGCCGTGGAACACCTACGTGTCGCAGGGCCTGCCGGCCACCGCGATCTGTTCGCCCGGCACAGACGCGCTCAACGCCGCCGAGCACCCGCAGCCCGGCGACTGGCTGTACTTCGTCACCATCGACGCCCAGGGCACGACGCTGTTCACCCGCGACTACCAACAACATCTGGCCAACATCGAGCTGGCTAAGCGCAACGGTGTCCTCGACAGCACGCCCCGTTAG
- a CDS encoding shikimate dehydrogenase, with product MSSTARPVSPGPRKAAVLGKPIAHSKSPQLHLAAYRALGLADWTYERIECDAEQLPGVVGGMGPEWVGVSVTMPGKFAALRFADERTDRAQRVGSANTLVRTPAGWRADNTDIDGVAGALASTKRTSGWALVCGSGGTAPAAVAGLAQLGVAGITVVARNPDKAARLLGLGDELGVPTRFCDLDGHGLADEVAGAEVLVSTIPADIAERYAGTFARIGVLLDAVYDPWPTPLAAAVGAAGGRVVSGLQMLLHQAFAQVEQFTGRPAPREAMTCALTAPQ from the coding sequence GTGTCCTCGACAGCACGCCCCGTTAGCCCGGGCCCCCGCAAGGCGGCCGTGCTCGGCAAGCCGATCGCCCACTCGAAGTCCCCGCAGCTGCATCTGGCCGCCTACCGCGCGCTGGGCCTGGCCGACTGGACGTACGAGCGCATCGAATGCGACGCCGAGCAGCTGCCCGGCGTGGTCGGCGGCATGGGCCCCGAATGGGTCGGGGTGTCGGTGACCATGCCCGGCAAGTTCGCCGCTTTGCGATTCGCCGACGAGCGCACCGACCGGGCGCAGCGGGTGGGATCGGCCAACACGCTGGTGCGCACCCCGGCGGGGTGGCGCGCCGACAACACCGACATCGACGGGGTCGCCGGGGCGCTCGCGTCAACAAAGCGGACCTCGGGATGGGCGCTCGTCTGTGGATCGGGCGGCACCGCGCCGGCCGCCGTCGCCGGCCTGGCCCAGTTGGGCGTCGCCGGCATCACCGTGGTGGCCCGCAACCCCGATAAGGCGGCCCGCCTGCTGGGCCTGGGCGACGAGCTGGGCGTGCCGACCCGCTTCTGCGACCTGGACGGGCACGGGCTGGCCGATGAGGTGGCGGGCGCGGAGGTGCTGGTCAGCACCATTCCGGCGGACATCGCCGAACGCTACGCCGGCACCTTCGCACGCATCGGTGTGCTGCTGGACGCCGTCTACGACCCGTGGCCCACGCCGCTGGCCGCCGCGGTCGGCGCCGCCGGCGGGCGGGTGGTCAGCGGCCTGCAGATGCTGCTGCACCAGGCTTTCGCGCAGGTGGAACAGTTCACCGGGCGGCCCGCCCCGCGCGAGGCGATGACTTGCGCGCTGACCGCGCCGCAATAG
- a CDS encoding prepilin peptidase — protein sequence MRIACACLVLAWLAALSCYDIRERRLPNALTLTGAAAILAAATLAGRGPAALGGTAALTAIYLVVHCAAPDGMGAGDVKLALGLGALTGCFGVGAWFLAALGAPLLTAAVGLVRTARRAGAAVPHGPSMCLASAAAVGLTLY from the coding sequence ATGCGGATTGCGTGCGCGTGCCTGGTGCTGGCCTGGCTGGCGGCGTTGAGTTGCTACGACATCCGCGAACGCCGCCTGCCCAACGCGCTGACGCTGACCGGGGCCGCGGCGATCCTGGCGGCCGCGACGCTGGCCGGGCGCGGGCCCGCGGCGCTGGGCGGAACCGCGGCGCTGACCGCGATCTACCTGGTGGTGCACTGCGCCGCGCCGGACGGAATGGGCGCCGGCGACGTCAAGCTGGCCCTGGGCCTGGGCGCGTTGACCGGTTGCTTCGGGGTCGGCGCGTGGTTCCTGGCGGCGCTGGGCGCGCCGCTGCTGACCGCGGCGGTCGGTTTGGTCCGGACTGCCCGGCGCGCCGGTGCCGCGGTGCCGCACGGCCCGTCGATGTGTCTGGCCAGCGCGGCGGCGGTGGGGCTGACGCTGTACTGA
- a CDS encoding LLM class flavin-dependent oxidoreductase produces the protein MPADKGQFLWYIPNTVEPGHRGDDTVDGWGSLDYSVDLALRAEQHGWEGALIGTGWGRPDTFTVATAIAARTTNFAPLVAVRPGYWQPAHFASAAATLDRLNGGRLLINVVSGADDLAAYGDTEVDKGRRYDRTREFIRLVRRLWSEDDVTFRGEFFGVEHSTLQPRPLGAEDGRYPKLYFGGASAAAEQVAATDADVQLFWGESLDGIAERIDRLKSLSHKLGREHAPLEFGLRVTTLVRDTSEQAWRDAEAKVAKLAGTPTMLLLHDPAGSEGQRRLNDLAGRSEVVDSCLYTTPSKYGGEGAGTTWLVGSAAEVAAALRKYADLGVTHFVLSDTPYQSETVRLGDQLLPLLRPTAVPH, from the coding sequence GTGCCCGCCGATAAGGGTCAATTTCTCTGGTACATACCGAATACCGTCGAGCCCGGCCATCGCGGCGACGACACCGTCGACGGCTGGGGAAGCCTGGACTATTCGGTCGATCTGGCGCTGCGCGCCGAGCAACACGGCTGGGAAGGCGCGCTGATCGGCACCGGCTGGGGACGGCCGGACACCTTCACCGTCGCGACCGCGATCGCCGCGCGCACCACCAACTTCGCCCCGCTGGTGGCGGTGCGGCCCGGGTATTGGCAGCCGGCGCATTTCGCCAGTGCGGCGGCGACCCTGGATCGGCTCAACGGCGGCCGGCTGCTGATCAACGTCGTCAGCGGCGCCGATGATCTGGCCGCGTACGGCGACACCGAAGTCGACAAGGGCCGCCGCTACGACCGCACCCGCGAATTCATCCGGCTGGTTCGCCGCCTGTGGAGCGAGGACGACGTCACCTTCCGGGGCGAGTTCTTCGGCGTCGAACACTCGACGCTGCAGCCGCGCCCGCTGGGTGCGGAAGACGGCCGCTACCCGAAGCTCTACTTCGGCGGCGCATCGGCGGCCGCCGAGCAGGTCGCCGCGACCGACGCCGACGTCCAGCTGTTCTGGGGCGAGTCGCTGGACGGCATCGCCGAGCGCATCGACCGGCTGAAGTCGTTGTCCCACAAGCTCGGTCGCGAGCACGCGCCGCTCGAGTTCGGCCTGCGGGTGACGACGCTGGTGCGCGACACCTCCGAGCAGGCCTGGCGCGACGCCGAGGCGAAGGTCGCCAAGCTGGCCGGCACGCCGACCATGCTGCTGCTGCACGACCCGGCCGGGTCCGAGGGCCAGCGGCGGCTCAACGACCTCGCCGGGCGCAGCGAGGTGGTCGATTCCTGCCTGTACACGACGCCGAGCAAGTACGGCGGGGAGGGCGCCGGGACCACCTGGCTGGTCGGCTCGGCCGCCGAAGTCGCCGCCGCGCTGCGCAAATACGCCGATCTCGGGGTCACCCATTTCGTGCTGTCGGACACCCCGTACCAGTCGGAGACGGTCAGGCTCGGCGACCAGCTGCTGCCGCTGCTGCGCCCCACCGCCGTCCCGCACTGA